The Arachis hypogaea cultivar Tifrunner chromosome 16, arahy.Tifrunner.gnm2.J5K5, whole genome shotgun sequence genome contains a region encoding:
- the LOC112757721 gene encoding protein FAR1-RELATED SEQUENCE 5-like: MHAKYVIQNNDEAEIRPNKTFLSLANEAGGPSNLGFSEKDLRNYITVRLRTSNANADVREMMNYFMRMKDINPNFFYAVQLDDECRFRSAVWVDARCRASYEYYGDVVSLDSTYSTNRHGLPFASFVGVNHHDKSILLGCALLENEEIPSYEWVFTQWLTCMGTAPQCIITDQCRSIFGAIRKALPNTRHRWCIWHIMKKFPQKLGGYRRYGELYADLRNIVFNSRTEESFERKWFEFMEEYNLHDNTWLSDLYDDRRMWVPIFFKGEFWAAMRSTQRSESMHAFYGGILHSKTSLVQFVHEYDNVLGSKEQRELEDDVVDSRGVIPCATSSPMEKQFQQEYTTSMFRDVQVEFVKKADCRASVVTEDWPLVCMKVEEEKLVHDTMICDSYVVHFDRSTQEVRCEFNLFESSGVLCCHCLEVFHSFKVYKVPSCYVLPRWSKNIKRKHTYIKSSHDVSRSDVSHDAFKGLCAHFYNIAQEFVNDDDETALLHAALEEIRAKLSKHRAKKRSESVAENHTSIGSQHSNVLGVVDIQAPPLVTTKGWPKSKRLGSTLEKSLNKSSRRKNKNASRVVRSNTYQDTNTGDPIARTVPEQVNFGFYLSVIRNPDVRTSKTADGYFLYADGFLRRAIFTWMFISIGKRMFNPSLN; encoded by the exons ATGCATGCGAAGTACGTGATTCAGAATAATGATGAGGCTGAGATTCGACCAAACAAGACCTTCCTATCTTTGGCCAATGAAGCTGGGGGCCCGTCGAATCTGGGATTCTCAGAAAAGGATTTAAGAAACTATATTACAGTAAGACTCCGAACAAGCAACGCAAATGCGGATGTTAGGGAGATGATGAACTATTTTATGAGAATGAAAGACATCAATCCAAACTTCTTCTATGCAGTGCAATTGGACGATGAGTGTAGATTTAGGAGTGCAGTTTGGGTTGATGCAAGGTGCAGGGCTTCCTATGAATACTACGGAGACGTTGTGTCACTCGATAGCACTTACAGTACAAACAG ACATGGGTTACCGTTTGCGTCGTTTGTCGGTGTCAACCACCATGATAAGTCAATCCTCCTTGGATGTGCGCTGTTGGAAAACGAGGAAATTCCGAGTTATGAGTGGGTTTTTACCCAATGGTTGACGTGCATGGGAACAGCTCCACAGTGCATCATTACTGATCAATGCAGATCCATATTTGGTGCGATTAGAAAGGCGTTACCCAATACACGTCACCGTTGGTGCAtatggcacatcatgaagaagttTCCTCAGAAGCTTGGAGGTTATCGTCGGTACGGAGAGTTGTATGCCGACCTCAGGAACATTGTTTTTAACTCTCGGACGGAGGAGTCATTTGAgagaaaatggtttgaatttatgGAGGAGTACAATTTACATGACAACACATGGCTGTCAG ATCTTTATGATGATCGACGCATGTGGGTGCCTATATTCTTCAAGGGTGAATTTTGGGCTGCCATGAGGAGTACACAAAGGAGTGAGAGCATGCACGCATTCTATGGTGGAATCTTACACAGCAAGACTAGCTTAGTCCAATTTGTTCACGAATACGATAATGTGCTTGGATCCAAGGAGCAGAGGGAATTGGAGGATGATGTAGTAGACTCCAGGGGGGTAATACCTTGTGCAACGAGCTCGCCTATGGAGAAACAATTTCAGCAGGAGTACACTACTAGCATGTTTAGGGATGTTCAAGTTGAGTTTGTGAAAAAGGCTGATTGCAGAGCATCTGTAGTTACTGAAGACTGGCCATTGGTATGCATGAAGGTGGAAGAGGAAAAATTAGTACATGATACTATGATCTGTGATTCGTATGTTGTCCACTTTGACCGCTCCACACAAGAGGTTCGTTGTGAGTTCAATCTTTTTGAGAGTTCAGGTGTGTTGTGCTGTCACTGTCTTGAAGTTTTTCACTCGTTTAAAGTGTATAAAGTACCTAGCTGCTATGTTCTCCCACGTTGGAGCAAGAATATAAAGCGCAAGCATACTTATATCAAGAGCAGTCACGACGTCAGTCGGTCAGATGTAAGTCATGATGCATTCAAGGGACTATGTGCACACTTTTACAACATTGCGCAAGAGTTCGTAAATGATGACGATGAAACAGCATTGCTGCATGCTGCTTTAGAAGAAATAAGGGCCAAGCTGAGCAAGCACCGTGCTAAGAAAAGGTCTGAGAGCGTGGCGGAGAACCACACCAGCATTGGCTCACAACATTCGAATGTTCTCGGTGTTGTTGACATCCAAGCACCACCATTGGTCACTACAAAGGGCTGGCCAAAGAGTAAGAGGCTCGGATCAACCCTTGAGAAGTCCTTAAACAAATCTAGTCGGAGGAAAAACAAGAATGCTTCCCGG GTGGTTCGGTCAAATACTTATCAGGATACAAACACTGGTGATCCTATTGCCCGGACTGTGCCCGAACAA GTGAATTTTGGTTTTTATCTTAGTGTTATTCGTAATCCAGATGTTCGAACATCTAAGACAGCGGATGGTTACTTCTTATATGCAGATG GATTTCTACGCCGAGCTATTTTCACCTGGATGTTCATTTCAATAGGAAAGCGGATGTTCAATCCTTCTCTTAACTGA